The Geotalea uraniireducens Rf4 genome window below encodes:
- a CDS encoding radical SAM/SPASM family putative metalloenzyme maturase codes for MCVKQTAGCAMTEGEMTPERFAALEPAFLHLEALVLNGIGEPLLNPGLEGFIRRARRSMPAAGWIGFQSNGLLLTDSRAFSLVEAGLDKICISIDAASPETFSKVREGGDLTAIDRAFAALTLARERCNRPEVEVGIEFVAMRSNLGELPAALSWAAQHGASFAIVTHVLPYDELHAVEAAYTSCTDEAIALFNDYKAEAERQGLDLSRCFEARWKYAKNPEEQRIINLVDAMKNEAKRRDIFIDLKKLLQLDRGKMEEVSAVFAEAEAVAREHGLELRLPEVTLRENRRCSFVEEGGAFVSWEGNISPCYFLWHRYSCFASNWQQQVQPKVFGNVEQRGILDIWNDPAFRAFRENVLAYDYPNCSSCSLAPCDYVQTEEFHQDCHIKEVPCGACLWCTGVFQCLR; via the coding sequence ATGTGCGTCAAGCAGACCGCCGGCTGCGCCATGACCGAGGGGGAGATGACGCCCGAACGTTTCGCAGCGCTGGAACCGGCCTTTCTCCATCTCGAAGCGCTGGTCCTCAACGGCATCGGCGAACCGCTCCTCAACCCCGGTCTGGAAGGGTTCATCCGCAGGGCAAGGAGGTCCATGCCGGCAGCGGGGTGGATCGGCTTCCAGTCCAACGGCCTGCTGCTCACCGACTCCAGGGCATTTTCCCTGGTGGAGGCCGGTCTCGACAAGATCTGCATCTCCATCGATGCGGCATCACCGGAAACATTCAGCAAGGTCCGCGAGGGGGGGGATCTTACGGCGATCGATCGTGCCTTTGCGGCTCTGACATTGGCCAGGGAGCGCTGCAACAGGCCGGAAGTTGAGGTGGGGATAGAATTCGTGGCGATGCGGAGCAATCTCGGAGAACTTCCCGCCGCGCTCTCCTGGGCCGCTCAACATGGCGCCTCCTTTGCCATCGTCACCCATGTCCTGCCGTACGATGAACTGCATGCGGTGGAAGCTGCATACACCAGCTGCACCGACGAGGCCATCGCCCTGTTCAATGACTACAAGGCGGAGGCGGAGCGGCAGGGTCTTGATCTCAGCCGCTGTTTCGAGGCACGCTGGAAGTACGCCAAGAACCCTGAAGAACAGCGGATCATCAATCTTGTGGATGCCATGAAGAACGAGGCAAAAAGGCGTGACATTTTCATCGACCTGAAAAAGCTCCTCCAGTTGGACAGAGGCAAGATGGAGGAGGTTTCCGCCGTATTTGCAGAGGCCGAGGCAGTGGCCCGGGAACATGGCCTGGAGCTCCGGCTCCCAGAGGTCACGCTGCGGGAAAATCGCCGCTGCAGTTTCGTCGAGGAAGGAGGGGCGTTCGTCTCCTGGGAAGGAAATATCTCCCCCTGCTATTTCCTCTGGCACCGCTACAGCTGCTTTGCCAGCAACTGGCAGCAGCAGGTGCAGCCGAAGGTGTTCGGCAACGTGGAGCAACGGGGCATCCTGGATATCTGGAACGATCCGGCATTCCGCGCCTTTCGCGAAAATGTCCTCGCCTACGATTACCCCAACTGCTCCAGTTGCAGTCTTGCCCCTTGCGATTATGTCCAGACCGAAGAGTTCCACCAGGACTGCCATATCAAGGAGGTCCCGTGTGGCGCCTGCCTCTGGTGTACAGGGGTGTTCCAGTGTCTCCGCTAG